A window from Hemicordylus capensis ecotype Gifberg chromosome 2, rHemCap1.1.pri, whole genome shotgun sequence encodes these proteins:
- the LOC128341928 gene encoding ras-related protein Rab-7a-like isoform X2, with product MFRRSHLKILLIGNSGVGKSALMNQYVNNRFSSRYRATIGADFLSKEVHIDGRTMTVQIWDTAGTERFQALGTALYRGSDCCLLVFDVTSSNSFEALEKWHRQLQWQIEPGEEATFPVAVIGNKTDLKNREVTSEEAEEWSKLHDANYFETSAKAATNVQDVFEWAIRAVLKTRKAPEQPQLDSVHLETNPPEGAPRQKCSC from the exons ATGTTCAGACGTTCGCATCTCAAAATACTACTTATTGGGAATTCGGG GGTAGGTAAGTCAGCCCTGATGAACCAGTATGTTAACAATCGCTTCAGCAGTCGctacagagccaccattggggccGACTTCCTTAGCAAAGAAGTACATATAGATGGACGCACCATGACTGTGCAG ATCTGGGACACAGCTGGGACAGAAAGGTTCCAAGCATTGGGGACTGCCCTTTACCGGGGGTCAGACTGCTGCCTCCTTGTCTTTGACGTCACATCTTCCAATTCTTTCGAAGCCTTGGAGAAGTGGCACAGGCAACTCCAATGGCAGATTGAGCCAGGGGAAGAAGCCACCTTCCCTGTTGCTGTCATTGGGAACAAGACTGACTTGAAGAACCGTGAG GTCACTTCAGAGGAAGCTGAAGAATGGAGCAAGCTTCATGACGCCAACTACTTCGAAACCAGTGCCAAAGCAGCCACCAATGTACAGGATGTGTTTGAGTGGGCCATACGGGCTGTACTAAAGACT CGCAAGGCACCTGAACAGCCACAACTTGATTCAGTTCATCTGGAGACCAATCCACCAGAAGGAGCACCTCGGCAGAAGTGTAGCTGCTGA
- the LOC128341928 gene encoding ras-related protein Rab-7a-like isoform X1, giving the protein MRFWRRRPPMFRRSHLKILLIGNSGVGKSALMNQYVNNRFSSRYRATIGADFLSKEVHIDGRTMTVQIWDTAGTERFQALGTALYRGSDCCLLVFDVTSSNSFEALEKWHRQLQWQIEPGEEATFPVAVIGNKTDLKNREVTSEEAEEWSKLHDANYFETSAKAATNVQDVFEWAIRAVLKTRKAPEQPQLDSVHLETNPPEGAPRQKCSC; this is encoded by the exons GTTCTGGCGGAGACGCCCCCCCATGTTCAGACGTTCGCATCTCAAAATACTACTTATTGGGAATTCGGG GGTAGGTAAGTCAGCCCTGATGAACCAGTATGTTAACAATCGCTTCAGCAGTCGctacagagccaccattggggccGACTTCCTTAGCAAAGAAGTACATATAGATGGACGCACCATGACTGTGCAG ATCTGGGACACAGCTGGGACAGAAAGGTTCCAAGCATTGGGGACTGCCCTTTACCGGGGGTCAGACTGCTGCCTCCTTGTCTTTGACGTCACATCTTCCAATTCTTTCGAAGCCTTGGAGAAGTGGCACAGGCAACTCCAATGGCAGATTGAGCCAGGGGAAGAAGCCACCTTCCCTGTTGCTGTCATTGGGAACAAGACTGACTTGAAGAACCGTGAG GTCACTTCAGAGGAAGCTGAAGAATGGAGCAAGCTTCATGACGCCAACTACTTCGAAACCAGTGCCAAAGCAGCCACCAATGTACAGGATGTGTTTGAGTGGGCCATACGGGCTGTACTAAAGACT CGCAAGGCACCTGAACAGCCACAACTTGATTCAGTTCATCTGGAGACCAATCCACCAGAAGGAGCACCTCGGCAGAAGTGTAGCTGCTGA